The Cyclobacteriaceae bacterium genome includes a region encoding these proteins:
- the kdsA gene encoding 3-deoxy-8-phosphooctulonate synthase, whose amino-acid sequence MNKKIVKVGNISCGTKDLFLISGPCVIEDEMIMMKTAEKLKEVSARMNIPIIYKSSFQKDNRSSAKYYDGPGLDKGIKMLAKIKEQFGFPLLTDIHYPDQAKAAGEVVDVLQIPAYLCMQTTLVVAAAKTGRVVNLKHGQFLAPDNMKHPVKKCEEAGNDNVILTERGYTFGYNDLIVDPRSFYHLNNIGYPVVFDITHSIRKYGIPSADATGGAREFLPVLSRAGVAAGVDGVFIETHPEPAKALCDAASQLCVYDLEEFLKPIIDLHAVEVKYRNKEVVLA is encoded by the coding sequence ATGAACAAGAAAATAGTGAAGGTTGGAAATATTTCATGCGGTACGAAAGATCTGTTCCTGATCTCAGGACCTTGCGTGATTGAAGATGAAATGATTATGATGAAGACTGCAGAGAAGCTCAAAGAAGTTTCTGCAAGAATGAACATTCCAATCATTTACAAGTCATCTTTCCAGAAAGACAATCGCAGTTCTGCAAAATATTATGATGGTCCTGGTCTTGACAAAGGCATTAAGATGCTTGCCAAGATCAAGGAGCAATTCGGATTCCCTTTGTTAACAGATATTCATTACCCTGATCAGGCGAAAGCTGCTGGTGAAGTAGTAGACGTCCTTCAGATCCCTGCATACCTTTGCATGCAGACAACATTAGTAGTGGCTGCCGCTAAGACGGGGCGCGTAGTGAATCTTAAGCACGGTCAGTTCCTTGCACCGGATAACATGAAGCACCCGGTTAAGAAATGTGAAGAAGCTGGCAATGACAACGTCATTCTTACGGAGCGTGGATACACTTTTGGCTACAATGATCTGATTGTGGATCCCCGCAGTTTTTATCATTTAAATAACATCGGATATCCTGTCGTATTTGATATTACGCACAGCATTCGTAAATATGGTATTCCAAGTGCTGACGCCACAGGTGGTGCGCGTGAATTCCTTCCCGTGCTCTCACGTGCAGGGGTAGCAGCAGGAGTGGATGGTGTGTTTATTGAGACCCACCCGGAGCCAGCCAAAGCATTGTGTGATGCGGCGAGCCAACTTTGTGTTTACGACCTTGAAGAATTTTTGAAACCAATTATCGACCTTCACGCAGTGGAAGTAAAATACAGGAACAAGGAAGTTGTTCTTGCCTAA